The following proteins are co-located in the Panthera tigris isolate Pti1 chromosome F2, P.tigris_Pti1_mat1.1, whole genome shotgun sequence genome:
- the KLF10 gene encoding Krueppel-like factor 10 isoform X4 translates to MEMISERSKESVYSWNKTAEKSDFEAVEALMSMSCSWKSDFKKYTENRPVTPVSDMSEEENLLPSTPDFHTIPAFCLTPPYSPSDFEPSQVSNLMASAPSTGHFKSFSDPAKPHIAAPFKEEEKSPAPAPKLPKAQATSVIRHTADAQLCNHRSCPVKAASILNYQDNSFRRRTHLNVEAARKNIPCAAVSPNRSKRERNTAADVNEKASPALYDFSVPSSETVICRPQPAPVSPQQKSVLVSPPAVSTGGVPPMPVICQMVPLPANNPVVTTVVPSTPPSQPPAVCPPVVFMGTQVPKGAVMFVVPQPVVQNPKPPVVSPNGTRLSPIAPAPGFSPSTAKVTPQIDSSRIRSHICSHPGCGKTYFKSSHLKAHMRTHTGEKPFSCSWKGCERRFARSDELSRHRRTHTGEKKFACPMCDRRFMRSDHLTKHARRHLSAKKLPNWQMEVSKLNDMALPPTPAPTQ, encoded by the exons atggaaatGATTTCTGAAAGATCGAAAGAGAGTGTGTATTCCTGGAACAAAACCGCAGAAAAGAGTGATTTTGAAGCTGTAGAAGCACTTATGTCAATGAGCTGCAGTTGGAAGtctgattttaagaaatacacTGAAAACAGACCTGTTACTCCAGTATCCGATATGTCTGAGGAAGAGAATCTACTCCCGAGTACACCTGACTTTCATACGATCCCAGCATTT tGTTTGACTCCACCTTACAGCCCTTCTGACTTTGAACCCTCTCAAGTGTCAAATTTGATGGCATCAGCGCCATCTACCGGACACTTCAAATCATTCTCAGATCCTGCCAAGCCTCACATTGCTGCACCtttcaaagaggaagagaagagcccGGCACCTGCCCCCAAACTCCCCAAGGCTCAGGCAACAAGTGTGATCCGTCATACAGCTGATGCCCAGCTGTGTAACCACAGATCTTGCCCAGTGAAAGCAGCCAGCATCCTCAACTATCAGGACAATTCTTTTCGAAGAAGAACCCACCTGAACGTTGAGGCTGCAAGAAAAAACATACCCTGTGCAGCTGTGTCACCAAACAGATCCAAACGTGAGAGAAACACAGCGGCAGATGTTAATGAGAAAGCAAGTCCTGCACTTTATGACTTTTCTGTGCCTTCCTCAGAGACAGTCATCTGTAGACCTCAGCCCGCCCCTGTGTCCCCACAGCAGAAGTCGGTGCTGGTCTCCCCACCTGCAGTGTCAACAGGGGGAGTGCCACCTATGCCGGTCATCTGTCAGATGGTTCCCCTCCCTGCAAACAACCCTGTTGTGACAACAGTTGTTCCTAGCACTCCACCCAGTCAGCCACCAGCTGTGTGCCCACCTGTCGTGTTCATGGGCACTCAGGTGCCCAAAGGCGCTGTCATGTTTGTCGTTCCCCAGCCTGTTGTTCAGAACCCAAAGCCTCCGGTGGTGAGCCCAAATGGCACCAGACTCTCTCCCATCGCCCCCGCTCCAGGGTTTTCCCCTTCCACAGCAAAAGTCACTCCTCAGATTGACTCATCCAGGATACGAAGTCACATCTGTAGCCACCCAGGATGTGGCAAGACGTACTTTAAGAGCTCTCATCTGAAGGCCCACATGAGAACACACACAG GAGAAAAGCCTTTTAGCTGTAGCTGGAAAGGTTGTGAAAGGAGGTTTGCCCGTTCTGATGAACTGTCCAGACACCGGCGAACCCACACAGGTGAGAAGAAATTTGCTTGTCCCATGTGTGACCGACGGTTCATGAGGAGCGACCATTTGACCAAGCATGCCCGGCGCCATCTGTCCGCCAAGAAGCTACCAAACTGGCAGATGGAAGTGAGCAAGTTAAATGACATGGCCTTACCTCCAACCCCTGCCCCCACGCAGTGA
- the KLF10 gene encoding Krueppel-like factor 10 isoform X3 — MLNFGASLQQASEERMEMISERSKESVYSWNKTAEKSDFEAVEALMSMSCSWKSDFKKYTENRPVTPVSDMSEEENLLPSTPDFHTIPAFCLTPPYSPSDFEPSQVSNLMASAPSTGHFKSFSDPAKPHIAAPFKEEEKSPAPAPKLPKAQATSVIRHTADAQLCNHRSCPVKAASILNYQDNSFRRRTHLNVEAARKNIPCAAVSPNRSKRERNTAADVNEKASPALYDFSVPSSETVICRPQPAPVSPQQKSVLVSPPAVSTGGVPPMPVICQMVPLPANNPVVTTVVPSTPPSQPPAVCPPVVFMGTQVPKGAVMFVVPQPVVQNPKPPVVSPNGTRLSPIAPAPGFSPSTAKVTPQIDSSRIRSHICSHPGCGKTYFKSSHLKAHMRTHTGEKPFSCSWKGCERRFARSDELSRHRRTHTGEKKFACPMCDRRFMRSDHLTKHARRHLSAKKLPNWQMEVSKLNDMALPPTPAPTQ, encoded by the exons ATGCTCAACTTCGGCGCTTCTCTCCAGCAGGCTTCG gaagaaaggatggaaatGATTTCTGAAAGATCGAAAGAGAGTGTGTATTCCTGGAACAAAACCGCAGAAAAGAGTGATTTTGAAGCTGTAGAAGCACTTATGTCAATGAGCTGCAGTTGGAAGtctgattttaagaaatacacTGAAAACAGACCTGTTACTCCAGTATCCGATATGTCTGAGGAAGAGAATCTACTCCCGAGTACACCTGACTTTCATACGATCCCAGCATTT tGTTTGACTCCACCTTACAGCCCTTCTGACTTTGAACCCTCTCAAGTGTCAAATTTGATGGCATCAGCGCCATCTACCGGACACTTCAAATCATTCTCAGATCCTGCCAAGCCTCACATTGCTGCACCtttcaaagaggaagagaagagcccGGCACCTGCCCCCAAACTCCCCAAGGCTCAGGCAACAAGTGTGATCCGTCATACAGCTGATGCCCAGCTGTGTAACCACAGATCTTGCCCAGTGAAAGCAGCCAGCATCCTCAACTATCAGGACAATTCTTTTCGAAGAAGAACCCACCTGAACGTTGAGGCTGCAAGAAAAAACATACCCTGTGCAGCTGTGTCACCAAACAGATCCAAACGTGAGAGAAACACAGCGGCAGATGTTAATGAGAAAGCAAGTCCTGCACTTTATGACTTTTCTGTGCCTTCCTCAGAGACAGTCATCTGTAGACCTCAGCCCGCCCCTGTGTCCCCACAGCAGAAGTCGGTGCTGGTCTCCCCACCTGCAGTGTCAACAGGGGGAGTGCCACCTATGCCGGTCATCTGTCAGATGGTTCCCCTCCCTGCAAACAACCCTGTTGTGACAACAGTTGTTCCTAGCACTCCACCCAGTCAGCCACCAGCTGTGTGCCCACCTGTCGTGTTCATGGGCACTCAGGTGCCCAAAGGCGCTGTCATGTTTGTCGTTCCCCAGCCTGTTGTTCAGAACCCAAAGCCTCCGGTGGTGAGCCCAAATGGCACCAGACTCTCTCCCATCGCCCCCGCTCCAGGGTTTTCCCCTTCCACAGCAAAAGTCACTCCTCAGATTGACTCATCCAGGATACGAAGTCACATCTGTAGCCACCCAGGATGTGGCAAGACGTACTTTAAGAGCTCTCATCTGAAGGCCCACATGAGAACACACACAG GAGAAAAGCCTTTTAGCTGTAGCTGGAAAGGTTGTGAAAGGAGGTTTGCCCGTTCTGATGAACTGTCCAGACACCGGCGAACCCACACAGGTGAGAAGAAATTTGCTTGTCCCATGTGTGACCGACGGTTCATGAGGAGCGACCATTTGACCAAGCATGCCCGGCGCCATCTGTCCGCCAAGAAGCTACCAAACTGGCAGATGGAAGTGAGCAAGTTAAATGACATGGCCTTACCTCCAACCCCTGCCCCCACGCAGTGA
- the KLF10 gene encoding Krueppel-like factor 10 isoform X1, translating to MLFGIFTQFLLQPKEWHHINGKWKVEERMEMISERSKESVYSWNKTAEKSDFEAVEALMSMSCSWKSDFKKYTENRPVTPVSDMSEEENLLPSTPDFHTIPAFCLTPPYSPSDFEPSQVSNLMASAPSTGHFKSFSDPAKPHIAAPFKEEEKSPAPAPKLPKAQATSVIRHTADAQLCNHRSCPVKAASILNYQDNSFRRRTHLNVEAARKNIPCAAVSPNRSKRERNTAADVNEKASPALYDFSVPSSETVICRPQPAPVSPQQKSVLVSPPAVSTGGVPPMPVICQMVPLPANNPVVTTVVPSTPPSQPPAVCPPVVFMGTQVPKGAVMFVVPQPVVQNPKPPVVSPNGTRLSPIAPAPGFSPSTAKVTPQIDSSRIRSHICSHPGCGKTYFKSSHLKAHMRTHTGEKPFSCSWKGCERRFARSDELSRHRRTHTGEKKFACPMCDRRFMRSDHLTKHARRHLSAKKLPNWQMEVSKLNDMALPPTPAPTQ from the exons ATGCTTTTCGGTATTTTTACACAATTTCTACTTCAACCAAAAGAATGGCATCACATTAATGGAAAATGGAAGGTG gaagaaaggatggaaatGATTTCTGAAAGATCGAAAGAGAGTGTGTATTCCTGGAACAAAACCGCAGAAAAGAGTGATTTTGAAGCTGTAGAAGCACTTATGTCAATGAGCTGCAGTTGGAAGtctgattttaagaaatacacTGAAAACAGACCTGTTACTCCAGTATCCGATATGTCTGAGGAAGAGAATCTACTCCCGAGTACACCTGACTTTCATACGATCCCAGCATTT tGTTTGACTCCACCTTACAGCCCTTCTGACTTTGAACCCTCTCAAGTGTCAAATTTGATGGCATCAGCGCCATCTACCGGACACTTCAAATCATTCTCAGATCCTGCCAAGCCTCACATTGCTGCACCtttcaaagaggaagagaagagcccGGCACCTGCCCCCAAACTCCCCAAGGCTCAGGCAACAAGTGTGATCCGTCATACAGCTGATGCCCAGCTGTGTAACCACAGATCTTGCCCAGTGAAAGCAGCCAGCATCCTCAACTATCAGGACAATTCTTTTCGAAGAAGAACCCACCTGAACGTTGAGGCTGCAAGAAAAAACATACCCTGTGCAGCTGTGTCACCAAACAGATCCAAACGTGAGAGAAACACAGCGGCAGATGTTAATGAGAAAGCAAGTCCTGCACTTTATGACTTTTCTGTGCCTTCCTCAGAGACAGTCATCTGTAGACCTCAGCCCGCCCCTGTGTCCCCACAGCAGAAGTCGGTGCTGGTCTCCCCACCTGCAGTGTCAACAGGGGGAGTGCCACCTATGCCGGTCATCTGTCAGATGGTTCCCCTCCCTGCAAACAACCCTGTTGTGACAACAGTTGTTCCTAGCACTCCACCCAGTCAGCCACCAGCTGTGTGCCCACCTGTCGTGTTCATGGGCACTCAGGTGCCCAAAGGCGCTGTCATGTTTGTCGTTCCCCAGCCTGTTGTTCAGAACCCAAAGCCTCCGGTGGTGAGCCCAAATGGCACCAGACTCTCTCCCATCGCCCCCGCTCCAGGGTTTTCCCCTTCCACAGCAAAAGTCACTCCTCAGATTGACTCATCCAGGATACGAAGTCACATCTGTAGCCACCCAGGATGTGGCAAGACGTACTTTAAGAGCTCTCATCTGAAGGCCCACATGAGAACACACACAG GAGAAAAGCCTTTTAGCTGTAGCTGGAAAGGTTGTGAAAGGAGGTTTGCCCGTTCTGATGAACTGTCCAGACACCGGCGAACCCACACAGGTGAGAAGAAATTTGCTTGTCCCATGTGTGACCGACGGTTCATGAGGAGCGACCATTTGACCAAGCATGCCCGGCGCCATCTGTCCGCCAAGAAGCTACCAAACTGGCAGATGGAAGTGAGCAAGTTAAATGACATGGCCTTACCTCCAACCCCTGCCCCCACGCAGTGA
- the KLF10 gene encoding Krueppel-like factor 10 isoform X2: MTLTKITKILKSEKEERMEMISERSKESVYSWNKTAEKSDFEAVEALMSMSCSWKSDFKKYTENRPVTPVSDMSEEENLLPSTPDFHTIPAFCLTPPYSPSDFEPSQVSNLMASAPSTGHFKSFSDPAKPHIAAPFKEEEKSPAPAPKLPKAQATSVIRHTADAQLCNHRSCPVKAASILNYQDNSFRRRTHLNVEAARKNIPCAAVSPNRSKRERNTAADVNEKASPALYDFSVPSSETVICRPQPAPVSPQQKSVLVSPPAVSTGGVPPMPVICQMVPLPANNPVVTTVVPSTPPSQPPAVCPPVVFMGTQVPKGAVMFVVPQPVVQNPKPPVVSPNGTRLSPIAPAPGFSPSTAKVTPQIDSSRIRSHICSHPGCGKTYFKSSHLKAHMRTHTGEKPFSCSWKGCERRFARSDELSRHRRTHTGEKKFACPMCDRRFMRSDHLTKHARRHLSAKKLPNWQMEVSKLNDMALPPTPAPTQ; this comes from the exons ATGACATTAACCAAGATTACCAAGATTCTGAAGTCTGAAAAG gaagaaaggatggaaatGATTTCTGAAAGATCGAAAGAGAGTGTGTATTCCTGGAACAAAACCGCAGAAAAGAGTGATTTTGAAGCTGTAGAAGCACTTATGTCAATGAGCTGCAGTTGGAAGtctgattttaagaaatacacTGAAAACAGACCTGTTACTCCAGTATCCGATATGTCTGAGGAAGAGAATCTACTCCCGAGTACACCTGACTTTCATACGATCCCAGCATTT tGTTTGACTCCACCTTACAGCCCTTCTGACTTTGAACCCTCTCAAGTGTCAAATTTGATGGCATCAGCGCCATCTACCGGACACTTCAAATCATTCTCAGATCCTGCCAAGCCTCACATTGCTGCACCtttcaaagaggaagagaagagcccGGCACCTGCCCCCAAACTCCCCAAGGCTCAGGCAACAAGTGTGATCCGTCATACAGCTGATGCCCAGCTGTGTAACCACAGATCTTGCCCAGTGAAAGCAGCCAGCATCCTCAACTATCAGGACAATTCTTTTCGAAGAAGAACCCACCTGAACGTTGAGGCTGCAAGAAAAAACATACCCTGTGCAGCTGTGTCACCAAACAGATCCAAACGTGAGAGAAACACAGCGGCAGATGTTAATGAGAAAGCAAGTCCTGCACTTTATGACTTTTCTGTGCCTTCCTCAGAGACAGTCATCTGTAGACCTCAGCCCGCCCCTGTGTCCCCACAGCAGAAGTCGGTGCTGGTCTCCCCACCTGCAGTGTCAACAGGGGGAGTGCCACCTATGCCGGTCATCTGTCAGATGGTTCCCCTCCCTGCAAACAACCCTGTTGTGACAACAGTTGTTCCTAGCACTCCACCCAGTCAGCCACCAGCTGTGTGCCCACCTGTCGTGTTCATGGGCACTCAGGTGCCCAAAGGCGCTGTCATGTTTGTCGTTCCCCAGCCTGTTGTTCAGAACCCAAAGCCTCCGGTGGTGAGCCCAAATGGCACCAGACTCTCTCCCATCGCCCCCGCTCCAGGGTTTTCCCCTTCCACAGCAAAAGTCACTCCTCAGATTGACTCATCCAGGATACGAAGTCACATCTGTAGCCACCCAGGATGTGGCAAGACGTACTTTAAGAGCTCTCATCTGAAGGCCCACATGAGAACACACACAG GAGAAAAGCCTTTTAGCTGTAGCTGGAAAGGTTGTGAAAGGAGGTTTGCCCGTTCTGATGAACTGTCCAGACACCGGCGAACCCACACAGGTGAGAAGAAATTTGCTTGTCCCATGTGTGACCGACGGTTCATGAGGAGCGACCATTTGACCAAGCATGCCCGGCGCCATCTGTCCGCCAAGAAGCTACCAAACTGGCAGATGGAAGTGAGCAAGTTAAATGACATGGCCTTACCTCCAACCCCTGCCCCCACGCAGTGA